The Miscanthus floridulus cultivar M001 unplaced genomic scaffold, ASM1932011v1 fs_898_2_3, whole genome shotgun sequence genome has a window encoding:
- the LOC136533488 gene encoding uncharacterized protein gives MAAYGRLCLFNSEISRTPPTGNGMESSLLPRFTRIRARARTSCSILSPTLPRSSLRLRAPPHHICLSASSPGGSNSTDDGEVERSNVRDKEGLGTQLRKVVDAYRNSNNNLRTFLQNLVDAGVVDESDVFGGAGDDDDLLRALIDADLPGGDPDLGVLWKLPAVAALSFAGVPALLGYLGDAAGARVPAWMPLAYSLASFLLGSLLVVDASVSDEEWEEWARRREREGQLAFLESEEVLWRVARRVPAAALAASAAGEAALRAAAQVTGLDLQPPLWVAFLLFGVLLGVPYGVFSASFDPAVEGSWLGWEEFVNNIRDVVLQAGDRRDRNNK, from the coding sequence ATGGCAGCCTATGGACGGCTTTGTCTGTTCAACTCCGAGATCTCACGAACTCCTCCCACAGGCAATGGAATGGagtcctctcttctccctcgatTCACTCGCATCCGTGCCCGCGCCCGCACCTCCTGTTCTATCCTCTCTCCCACCCTCCCCCGCTCCTCGCTGCGCCTCCGCGCTCCACCTCATCACATCTGCCTGTCCGCTTCAAGCCCCGGCGGATCGAACTCCACCGACGACGGCGAGGTCGAGCGCAGCAACGTCAGGGACAAGGAAGGCCTCGGGACCCAGCTACGGAAGGTTGTGGACGCCTACCGCAACAGCAACAACAACCTACGGACCTTCCTCCAGAACCTGGTCGACGCCGGCGTGGTCGACGAGTCGGACGTCTTCGGCGGCGCGGGGGACGACGACGACCTCCTCCGCGCGCTCATCGACGCGGACCTCCCGGGCGGGGACCCCGACCTGGGCGTGCTGTGGAAGCTCCCGGCCGTCGCGGCGCTCTCCTTCGCCGGCGTGCCCGCGCTGCTCGGGTACCTCGGCGACGCCGCGGGCGCGCGCGTGCCCGCCTGGATGCCGCTCGCCTACTCGCTCGCGTCGTTCCTGCTCGGGTCGCTGCTGGTCGTCGACGCCTCGGTGAGCGACGAGGAGTGGGAGGAGTGGGCCCGCCGGCGGGAGCGCGAGGGGCAGCTCGCGTTCCTCGAGTCGGAGGAGGTGCTGTGGCGGGTGGCGCGGAGGGTGCCGGCCGCCGCGCTCGCGGCGTCCGCGGCGGGCGAGGCGGCACTGCGCGCGGCGGCACAGGTGACGGGGCTGGACCTGCAGCCGCCGCTCTGGGTTGCGTTCCTACTCTTCGGCGTCCTCCTGGGCGTGCCGTACGGGGTGTTCTCGGCGAGCTTCGATCCAGCGGTGGAGGGCTCCTGGCTCGGGTGGGAGGAGTTCGTTAACAACATCCGCGATGTCGTGCTCCAAGCCGGCGATCGCCGTGACCGGAACAATAAATAG
- the LOC136533491 gene encoding uncharacterized protein, translating to MELLLLPCRAASPRPLLPTSPGAFRRAGATAARPAAASSSNVEIIDDATAATSSPGAAKQWRAGGLGLELELSEEMRRGMMWRMLAPPAAAVAADVEFLGLLERAQPGDVPAWAATAGSAVLFALGLLGVHYGFLSSRWDAAETGSVVGWDLAVRHWNILSMAKEYSSSVVEEDDDEEEYEEEYEEDEVDSD from the coding sequence ATGGAGCTGCTGCTCCTCCCATGCCGCGCCGCCAGCCCCCGCCCGCTACTTCCAACCAGCCCCGGCGCCTTTCGCCGCGCCGGCGCCACCGCCGCCAGGCCGGCGGCTGCCAGCTCCAGCAACGTCGAGATCATCGACGACGCCACGGCGGCGACGTCGTCGCCGGGCGCCGCGAAGCAGTGGCGCGCGGGCGGGCTCGGGCTGGAGCTGGAGCTATCGGAGGAGATGCGGCGCGGGATGATGTGGCGGATGCTGGCGCCccccgcggcggcggtggcggcggacgTCGAGTTCCTGGGGCTGCTCGAGCGCGCGCAGCCCGGGGACGTGCCGGCATGGGCCGCCACCGCGGGCTCCGCCGTGCTCTTCGCTTTGGGGCTGCTCGGGGTCCACTACGGGTTCCTGTCGTCGAGGTGGGATGCGGCGGAGACGGGGTCCGTCGTTGGGTGGGACCTCGCCGTGCGGCACTGGAACATCCTTTCCATGGCGAAGGAGTACTCTTCCTCGGTGgtggaggaagacgacgacgaggaggaatacgaagaggagtacgaggaggatgaAGTAGACAGTGATTAA